The following are encoded in a window of Arctopsyche grandis isolate Sample6627 chromosome 4, ASM5162203v2, whole genome shotgun sequence genomic DNA:
- the LOC143910775 gene encoding uncharacterized protein LOC143910775 gives MMISTTRKTTPVATTTREIPQFNFRDLEVDFGLPKYNGRNSPIAVWIERLEENAQILGWTETQQLVYGRMLCEGTAKNFLDSETGIITWAILKERLTREFGHQLNSADVHRELRLEKKGKAEDSLSYIYRMKGIAAKCSFIEEEAIIAYIIGGLGFDKYEKLILSWAGSIKELKTRITQCEKIREDDEPRVTGPVRNRENRERLSSRCYNCSGRGHLAADCRFKTRGTRCFNCNEFGHISAQCNSTKTKTVLTIQEEIREPVSIPIQEEIREPVSIPIQEEIREPVSIPTQEDEANMADGDVNMADVSVNSDGLHRKRPLQQRASREMSAQRKLIVSNDEEDDANMADGGVNLADGSMDGDGLQRGRLWDYGDIPSSNTDQPPDDQFRKGSKDYSHLKNSEDENKEEEKHKDKEKDMAKSQEGLRDPVKISTPKDTVFTFKLGRSRIDVNSMEKKIEPWIEKRLTGCISELEPICVDFIYGKLLAEYLWGDGRFLGQSQRIAEGIG, from the coding sequence atgatgatatccacgacgagaaagacgacgccaGTGGCAACGACGACGAGGGAGATACCACAGTTCAATTTCCGAGATCTGGAGGTTGATTTCGGTCTGCCGAAATATAACGGCAGAAATAGCCCTATTGCAGTGTGGATTGAGCGCCTCGAAGAAAACGCGCAAATCCTCGGCTGGACGGAGACACAACAGTTGGTGTATGGGCGGATGCTGTGTGAAGGAACTGCCAAGAACTTCTTGGACTCGGAAACGGGCATAATCACGTGGGCGATATTAAAAGAACGATTGACCAGAGAGTTTGGCCATCAGTTGAATAGTGCGGACGTGCACAGAGAACTGAGGTTAGAGAAAAAGGGAAAAGCAGAAGACAGTTTAAGCTATATCTACCGGATGAAGGGGATTGCAGCCAAGTGTAGTTTTATTGAGGAAGAGGCGATTATCGCGTACATAATTGGTGGACTTGGGTTTGATAAGTACGAAAAATTGATTCTGAGCTGGGCTGGATCTATTAAGGAGCTGAAGACGCGAATTACGCAgtgcgagaaaattagagaggacgacgaacccagggtgacggggcccgtgagaaaccgtgaaaaccgagaaagactgagttcacgatgctacaattgtAGTGGACGTGGTCACttagcagccgactgtaggtttaagacgagaggaactcgttgtttcaattgtaacgagtttgggcacatatcagctcaatgtaacagcaccaaaacaaagactgtcttgacaatacaagaagaaataagagaaccagtcagtattccaatacaagaagaaataagagaaccagtcagtattccaatacaagaagaaataagagaaccagtcagtattccaacacaagaggacgaggcgaacatggccgatggagatgtaaacatggccgatgtaagtgtgaacagtgatggtttgcacagaaaaagacctttgcagcaacgggcttcacgagagatgtctgctcaaagaaaactcattgtttccaatgatgaagaggacgatgcgaacatggctgatggaggtgtgaacctggctgatggaagtatggacggtgatggtttgcaaagaggaagactttgggactacggagacataccgtcttcaaatacagatcaaccacccgatgatcaatttagaaaaggatctaaggattatagtcatttgaagaattctgaagatgagaataaagaagaggagaaacataaagacaaagagaaagatatggctaaatcacaagaaggattaagagacccagtcaaaatttcaacaccgaaggacactgtattcactttcaagctcggtcgtagtcggattgatgttaattcaatggaaaagaaaatagaaccatggattgagaaaagacttactggatgtatcagtgagctagaaccaatatgtgttgacttcatttatggtaaattactagcagaatatctgtggggtgacggcagattcctcggacagtcacagagaatcgccgagggcattggatag